A genomic stretch from Microbacterium proteolyticum includes:
- a CDS encoding glutaminase, protein MNEPTPNALLTAARAALADAPRERIGELQEGRRLLGIPRAARIVPRGTAWHLGVLLLTDDEVLATGDIVRSRAEVRRGFAAESQRRRAELAAAAARGGVPEGETVHIGWHRLDPARLERTSTPLAVRGGEVVVRWSTAGGYMPLARYLDERIELLRHPPERA, encoded by the coding sequence ATGAACGAGCCGACGCCGAACGCGCTCCTGACCGCGGCACGAGCGGCGCTGGCGGACGCGCCGCGCGAGCGGATCGGCGAGCTGCAGGAGGGGCGCCGGCTGCTCGGCATCCCGCGCGCAGCGCGCATCGTCCCCCGCGGGACGGCGTGGCACCTCGGCGTGCTGCTGCTGACGGACGACGAGGTTCTCGCCACCGGCGACATCGTGCGCTCCCGGGCGGAGGTGCGCCGCGGTTTCGCCGCCGAGTCCCAGCGGCGGCGCGCCGAGCTCGCGGCAGCGGCCGCGCGCGGCGGCGTTCCCGAGGGGGAGACGGTGCACATCGGGTGGCACCGCCTCGATCCCGCCCGTCTGGAGAGGACCTCGACGCCCTTGGCCGTACGCGGGGGAGAGGTGGTCGTGCGGTGGAGCACGGCCGGCGGCTACATGCCCCTCGCGCGCTATCTCGACGAGCGCATCGAGTTGTTGCGCCACCCTCCGGAGCGTGCATAG
- a CDS encoding transposase, whose translation MSDDDARLDEVAAELLILPPARFTAARNERAAEAGGAVGRRVAKLRKPTVAAWAVNLLVRDGQLGEAVELSRALHEAQDDRDAAELARLGRQRRQLVSALARRAAELASAAGTPLSSAMADAVEKSVNAAIVDETAAAAILTGRLVAAVDLAALDGDALASSVAGSLPAALPTPPPRDDLAARRARKAAERAVREAERARAGAEREQASVEKKLDAARERADRAHERVDALRADLARAEDDAAEADAVVDRREGERAAAADAVHAARRAVERAEAQRDDGGDG comes from the coding sequence ATGAGCGACGACGACGCCCGCCTCGACGAGGTCGCCGCCGAGCTGCTGATCCTTCCGCCCGCGCGTTTCACCGCCGCCCGCAATGAGCGGGCCGCCGAGGCGGGCGGCGCCGTCGGCCGCCGCGTCGCGAAGCTGCGCAAGCCCACGGTCGCCGCGTGGGCGGTGAATCTGCTCGTGCGGGACGGACAGCTGGGCGAGGCCGTCGAGCTCTCGCGCGCACTGCACGAAGCGCAGGACGACCGGGATGCCGCGGAACTCGCTCGCCTGGGACGTCAGCGGCGCCAGTTGGTGTCGGCCCTCGCCCGCCGTGCGGCCGAGCTCGCCTCCGCCGCCGGGACGCCGTTGAGCTCGGCGATGGCGGATGCCGTGGAGAAGAGCGTCAACGCGGCGATCGTCGACGAGACCGCCGCCGCGGCGATCCTGACCGGGCGTCTCGTGGCCGCGGTCGACCTGGCCGCGCTCGACGGCGACGCCCTCGCCTCGTCGGTCGCCGGGTCGCTTCCCGCCGCGCTGCCGACGCCGCCACCGCGTGACGACCTCGCGGCCCGCCGGGCGCGCAAGGCCGCCGAGCGGGCGGTGCGCGAGGCCGAGCGAGCGCGCGCCGGCGCGGAGCGCGAGCAGGCATCGGTCGAGAAGAAGCTCGACGCGGCGCGCGAGAGGGCCGATCGGGCGCATGAGCGTGTCGACGCCCTTCGGGCCGACCTCGCGCGCGCCGAGGACGACGCCGCCGAGGCCGACGCGGTGGTGGACCGTCGCGAGGGCGAGCGGGCGGCAGCGGCCGACGCGGTGCACGCCGCCCGACGTGCGGTCGAGCGAGCCGAGGCTCAGCGAGACGACGGGGGCGACGGATGA
- a CDS encoding GTP pyrophosphokinase gives MTDPLDDQQITVSSAALRALRDEFQRFLMEYRFGLAEIETKISILREEFQEMHAYNPIEHVSSRVKSPDSLVDKVRRKGIETDFDSIRSAITDIAGIRITCSFVDDAYRLSDLLTRQDDITVRDVKDYIAEPKANGYKSLHVIVEVPVYLSTGRVDVPVEVQFRTIAMDFWASLEHKIYYKYDRLVPQELLAELKNAADTASELDARMERLHREIRGPRPGFVPL, from the coding sequence ATGACGGACCCGCTGGACGATCAGCAGATCACCGTCTCCAGTGCTGCCCTTCGCGCGCTTCGTGACGAGTTCCAGCGATTCCTCATGGAGTACCGCTTCGGGCTCGCTGAGATCGAGACGAAGATCTCGATCCTTCGCGAAGAGTTCCAGGAGATGCACGCGTACAACCCGATCGAGCACGTCTCCAGTCGGGTGAAGTCACCCGACAGTCTCGTCGACAAGGTGCGCAGGAAGGGTATCGAGACGGATTTCGACTCGATCCGCTCGGCCATCACCGACATCGCCGGCATCCGCATCACCTGCAGCTTCGTCGATGACGCGTACCGGTTGTCCGATCTGCTCACCCGTCAGGACGACATCACCGTCCGCGACGTGAAGGACTACATCGCCGAGCCGAAGGCCAACGGCTACAAGAGTCTGCACGTCATCGTGGAGGTGCCGGTCTACCTCTCGACAGGGCGGGTCGACGTGCCCGTCGAGGTGCAGTTCCGCACCATCGCGATGGATTTCTGGGCGAGCCTGGAGCACAAGATCTACTACAAGTACGACCGTCTCGTCCCGCAGGAGCTGCTCGCCGAGCTGAAGAACGCCGCCGACACCGCATCCGAGCTCGACGCACGCATGGAACGGCTGCACCGCGAGATCCGCGGGCCGCGCCCGGGGTTCGTCCCGCTCTGA
- a CDS encoding DUF7882 family protein, translating to MGTIHYGGSGTTVHIEDRALAHLKVVISTKLRRGECFTLSWRHRDDEERGRSTLWLHPAIPLRFVFDEAEPAALSREWIERLADSANSSGGIMLVPEDMSPAEHPNPS from the coding sequence ATGGGCACCATCCATTACGGCGGAAGCGGCACGACAGTCCACATCGAGGACCGCGCTCTGGCACACCTGAAGGTCGTGATCTCGACGAAACTTCGCCGCGGCGAGTGCTTCACCCTGTCGTGGCGTCATCGCGACGACGAAGAGCGCGGACGCAGCACCCTGTGGCTGCATCCGGCAATCCCGCTGCGTTTCGTTTTCGACGAGGCCGAGCCGGCGGCCCTCAGCCGCGAATGGATCGAGCGCCTTGCCGACTCCGCCAACTCGTCGGGCGGCATCATGCTCGTCCCCGAAGACATGAGCCCCGCCGAGCATCCGAACCCGAGCTGA
- a CDS encoding DUF7882 family protein, with translation MGRFIYDTVANAVDIDDRTLAHLRIVVMNKLRRSESFMFDVEVGDGSGRRSFWMHPSVPIQFHFYGSRQPRINRVWVEDLMLAASGPNGLAITPEPSEDAHVEEG, from the coding sequence ATGGGCAGATTCATCTACGACACGGTGGCCAACGCGGTCGACATCGATGACCGCACGCTGGCGCACCTGCGCATCGTCGTGATGAACAAGCTGCGCCGGTCGGAGTCGTTCATGTTCGACGTCGAGGTCGGTGACGGCAGTGGTCGTCGCAGCTTCTGGATGCACCCGTCCGTGCCGATTCAGTTCCACTTCTACGGCAGCCGCCAGCCGCGCATCAACCGCGTGTGGGTCGAAGACCTGATGCTGGCAGCCTCCGGCCCCAACGGGCTCGCCATCACGCCGGAACCCAGCGAAGACGCCCACGTCGAAGAGGGCTGA
- a CDS encoding DUF7882 family protein, with amino-acid sequence MGTLYYGDVATPIEIDDRALAHVKVVIATKLRRGESFTLSWTHGPDQEVGRSTVWLHPSIPLRFVFDEPEPALLSRAWIEALATSANSSGGLLLVEEPEHPGT; translated from the coding sequence GTGGGAACGCTTTACTACGGCGACGTCGCGACGCCGATCGAGATCGACGACCGGGCACTGGCGCACGTGAAGGTGGTCATCGCCACCAAGCTGCGCCGCGGCGAGAGCTTCACCCTGTCATGGACGCACGGACCCGACCAGGAGGTCGGGCGCAGCACGGTGTGGCTGCACCCCTCCATCCCGCTGCGCTTCGTGTTCGACGAACCCGAGCCGGCACTGTTGAGCCGCGCGTGGATCGAAGCACTGGCCACCTCGGCGAACTCGTCCGGAGGCTTGCTCCTGGTCGAGGAACCCGAGCACCCGGGGACCTGA
- a CDS encoding three-helix bundle dimerization domain-containing protein, with protein sequence MDERAVDTSVDAGPREVVAAIDGVPVASFRDVVARLRAEYPREDPAHVEGVVLREWEAFSAGRPLVVPTAVEEGAREILDQLSG encoded by the coding sequence ATGGACGAACGCGCGGTCGATACGAGCGTCGACGCGGGCCCCCGCGAGGTCGTCGCCGCAATCGATGGAGTGCCCGTGGCATCCTTCCGCGACGTCGTCGCCCGTCTGCGGGCCGAGTATCCGCGCGAAGACCCGGCCCACGTCGAGGGCGTCGTCCTGCGCGAATGGGAGGCTTTCTCGGCGGGTCGTCCGCTCGTGGTGCCGACTGCGGTCGAAGAGGGAGCGCGCGAGATCCTCGATCAGCTCAGCGGCTGA
- a CDS encoding MarR family winged helix-turn-helix transcriptional regulator, whose translation MEPRSESARYWYGASEEDRRRRAVEVLQAFRVYRAAEVAMRRRTRESMSMGENELLVLRYLLKAAGQNRRVSPSELTRYLGVSTASTTAIVDRLEKTGHVVREPHPTDRRSIFIVATAESDAEVRATLGSMHSRMMAAVVDMTPEESAAVMACLGRLQDAVDQVDPHPVEAGSAH comes from the coding sequence GTGGAACCCCGGTCGGAATCAGCGCGCTACTGGTACGGCGCCAGCGAGGAGGATCGTCGTCGGCGAGCCGTCGAGGTGCTCCAGGCCTTCCGCGTCTATCGCGCCGCGGAGGTGGCCATGCGCCGCCGGACGCGCGAGTCGATGTCGATGGGGGAGAACGAGCTCCTCGTGCTCCGCTACCTGTTGAAGGCAGCCGGCCAGAACCGACGGGTCTCGCCCAGCGAGCTGACGCGCTACCTCGGGGTCTCCACGGCTTCGACCACCGCGATCGTCGACCGCCTCGAGAAGACCGGTCACGTGGTCCGCGAGCCGCACCCCACCGATCGCCGCAGCATCTTCATCGTGGCCACGGCCGAGAGCGACGCCGAGGTGCGGGCGACCCTCGGGTCGATGCACTCGCGCATGATGGCCGCCGTGGTCGACATGACGCCGGAAGAGAGCGCGGCGGTCATGGCCTGCCTGGGCCGGCTGCAGGACGCCGTCGACCAGGTCGACCCGCACCCCGTCGAGGCCGGTTCCGCCCACTGA
- a CDS encoding MarR family winged helix-turn-helix transcriptional regulator, translating to MRNPATADDVVKALNDLTDSGIASERTALQSLGMGPNDAKVLRFLLQRKRDDEPVTPRMLASMLGISSAATTALIDRLAESGWVAREPYPGDRRSIVVRETIDADSPARRILSVRRASAAAAAERLGPAERRIVADFLEDLARAETEDMGEMCPRDDETPRTS from the coding sequence ATGCGAAACCCGGCAACGGCGGACGACGTGGTCAAGGCGCTCAACGACCTCACCGACTCGGGGATCGCCTCGGAGCGCACCGCGTTGCAGTCGCTCGGCATGGGACCGAACGACGCGAAGGTGCTGCGGTTCCTGCTCCAACGCAAGCGTGACGACGAGCCCGTCACTCCGCGCATGCTGGCATCCATGCTGGGCATCTCGTCCGCGGCCACCACGGCGCTCATCGACCGCCTCGCCGAGAGCGGCTGGGTCGCGCGCGAGCCGTACCCGGGCGACCGGCGTTCGATCGTGGTGCGCGAGACCATCGATGCCGACTCGCCCGCGCGCCGGATCCTGTCGGTCCGACGCGCCTCCGCGGCCGCGGCCGCCGAGCGTCTCGGGCCCGCCGAGCGACGGATCGTGGCCGATTTCCTCGAGGACCTCGCGCGCGCCGAGACCGAGGACATGGGCGAGATGTGCCCCCGCGACGACGAAACGCCCCGCACCTCCTGA
- a CDS encoding DUF3072 domain-containing protein, with protein sequence MSDSSREEETLGAVREGDNPAEKDPSDWVTGDEPMTAPQRSYLDTLAREAGEEIPADLTKAEASEQIERLQSETGR encoded by the coding sequence ATGAGCGATTCCTCCCGTGAAGAAGAGACCCTGGGCGCCGTTCGCGAGGGTGACAACCCCGCCGAGAAGGACCCCTCCGACTGGGTCACCGGTGACGAGCCGATGACCGCTCCGCAGCGCAGCTACCTCGACACCCTGGCCCGCGAGGCGGGCGAGGAGATCCCCGCCGACCTGACCAAAGCAGAAGCATCCGAGCAGATCGAGCGTCTGCAGTCCGAGACCGGCCGTTAG
- a CDS encoding alpha/beta fold hydrolase, with translation MPDDSRPVDVQVETFHRGPARTRVTRVGTGATTGRSFVLVAGIGVASTYFEFLAPLLAEEGDVYALDLPGFGGVPASGEHPTPRFFADQVEGVIDHYGLADPVLIGHSMGTQVVTEVLARRHDLSHAVLVSPVVDETEANALLQAVRFAQSTVRESVHIALLAVSAYLLCGFLYFFETLPHMLRYRISDRIGAGRATVLLIRGEFDRPSPRRLHSRLVARAASGRRWEIEGAAHCVVNSHAVGVARLTMSHVRDELSSKGRMPAADAAVPPAAHADVRMVLGAMASRLAEWVSAARKDEHGVERAKARHARVLWNAYRPSR, from the coding sequence ATGCCGGATGACTCACGCCCCGTCGATGTGCAGGTCGAGACCTTCCACCGCGGACCGGCGCGTACGCGCGTCACGCGGGTGGGCACGGGGGCGACGACGGGGCGGTCCTTCGTGCTCGTCGCCGGAATCGGCGTCGCCTCGACCTACTTCGAGTTCCTGGCTCCCCTCCTGGCCGAGGAGGGCGACGTCTACGCCCTCGATCTGCCCGGCTTCGGCGGGGTACCGGCATCCGGCGAGCACCCGACACCGCGGTTCTTCGCCGACCAGGTGGAGGGGGTCATCGATCACTACGGCCTCGCCGACCCCGTCCTGATCGGGCATTCGATGGGGACGCAGGTCGTCACCGAGGTGCTCGCCCGACGGCACGACCTCTCGCACGCGGTGCTGGTGAGTCCGGTCGTCGACGAGACCGAGGCGAACGCGCTGCTGCAGGCCGTGCGCTTCGCACAGTCGACCGTGCGCGAGTCGGTGCACATCGCGCTGCTGGCCGTGTCGGCGTACCTCCTCTGCGGCTTCCTCTATTTCTTCGAGACGCTGCCGCACATGCTGCGGTACCGCATCTCGGACCGCATCGGCGCGGGTCGCGCCACCGTTCTGCTCATCCGCGGCGAGTTCGACCGCCCCTCGCCCCGTCGGCTGCACTCGCGACTCGTGGCCCGCGCAGCCTCCGGCCGTCGCTGGGAGATCGAGGGCGCCGCGCACTGCGTCGTCAACAGTCATGCGGTCGGTGTCGCCCGGCTGACGATGAGCCACGTCCGCGACGAGCTCTCCTCGAAGGGACGGATGCCGGCCGCCGACGCCGCCGTGCCGCCCGCCGCGCACGCCGACGTGCGCATGGTGCTCGGCGCGATGGCGAGCCGCCTCGCGGAGTGGGTCAGCGCCGCCCGGAAGGACGAGCACGGCGTCGAACGGGCCAAGGCTCGCCACGCGCGCGTGCTGTGGAATGCGTACCGCCCCTCGCGATGA
- a CDS encoding FUSC family protein → MKLPASLDPRRWWADAVTPDRLLLAAKTAAAAALAWYLAPFVPLAQSEYSYYAPLGVLVSMYPTVARSASSGLQAVAGLALGIGLGLASLAAVGLGVSRIAAVAAVILAGVLLAGVRALGAGRDWVAIAALFVLLLGGADPDGYSLSYLMTMAFGVLVGVVVNLVVVPPLRVGRADARLSRLRDDLGEALGGIAASLAGRTFDPDAADAATARLTGTLADVRDEVELADESRRYNPRSRRLRVPRGLNGRRLEALSATADATRELSSALARLTAGPDADTGLPGDARRALATAIEAVAHLVTAPPEPDATAAPLRSAERALAGYTDRLRALEAHQEPLDAWEAAVSLRRVIAASVPFSTSDADARGR, encoded by the coding sequence ATGAAGCTGCCCGCATCCCTGGATCCCCGCCGCTGGTGGGCCGATGCGGTGACCCCCGACCGCCTGCTGCTCGCCGCGAAGACCGCGGCGGCGGCGGCTCTGGCCTGGTATCTGGCGCCCTTCGTGCCGCTCGCGCAGAGCGAGTACTCCTACTACGCCCCGCTGGGCGTGCTGGTGAGCATGTACCCCACGGTCGCCCGCTCCGCCTCCAGCGGTCTGCAGGCGGTCGCGGGCCTCGCGCTCGGCATCGGGCTCGGGCTCGCGAGCCTGGCGGCGGTCGGTCTGGGGGTCAGCCGCATCGCAGCGGTGGCCGCCGTCATCCTCGCGGGGGTGCTGCTGGCGGGTGTGCGCGCGCTCGGCGCGGGTCGGGACTGGGTCGCGATCGCGGCACTGTTCGTGCTCCTGCTGGGTGGTGCCGACCCCGACGGCTACTCGCTGTCGTATCTCATGACGATGGCCTTCGGGGTGCTCGTGGGAGTCGTGGTGAACCTCGTCGTCGTGCCGCCCCTGCGCGTCGGGCGCGCCGACGCCCGGCTCTCGCGTCTGCGTGATGACCTCGGCGAGGCCCTCGGCGGGATCGCCGCGTCGCTCGCCGGCCGCACCTTCGATCCCGACGCCGCAGACGCCGCCACCGCGCGGCTGACGGGCACCCTGGCCGATGTGCGCGACGAGGTCGAACTGGCGGACGAGAGCCGCCGCTACAACCCGCGAAGCCGGCGCCTGCGGGTTCCGCGCGGTCTCAACGGTCGCCGCCTCGAGGCGCTCAGCGCCACCGCAGACGCCACCCGCGAACTTTCGTCGGCACTCGCGCGCCTGACCGCCGGACCCGACGCCGACACCGGTCTGCCCGGCGACGCCCGGCGAGCCCTGGCCACGGCCATCGAGGCGGTGGCGCATCTCGTGACCGCACCCCCCGAGCCCGACGCGACCGCGGCGCCGCTCCGCTCCGCGGAGCGCGCCCTCGCCGGATACACCGATCGCCTGCGAGCGCTCGAGGCGCACCAGGAACCGCTCGACGCCTGGGAGGCCGCGGTGAGCCTTCGTCGGGTGATCGCCGCGAGCGTGCCGTTCTCCACATCGGATGCCGACGCCCGGGGCCGCTGA
- a CDS encoding PQQ-dependent sugar dehydrogenase, translated as MIDVAEPRSARRSTPGGRRARRSSAVGLVLSLVALAGCVGERETDAVTPAAPTPSAPTLAPSASPAASTPGAVFPAGAPEVVASGFTTPWSVAFVDDTALVSQRDTGEILEIAGGQTRVVGEVPDVAARGEGGLLGIAYADDAVFAYLTTADGNRVLRFALEGEPGSFSLGSAQIVIDGIPSAGIHNGGRIAFGPDGMLYVTAGDAADPGAAQNPESLGGKILRVTPDGGIPDDNPFPGSPVWSLGHRNPQGIGWDADGTMFASEFGQDTWDELNIIEPGANYGWPEVEGIGGREGFIDPVQQWAPADASPSGLAVVEGSVIIANLRGQRLRVVPTADPVSAREYFVGEFGRLRDAVLSPDGDLWFVTSDTDRAGGSDDEILRVPLATG; from the coding sequence ATGATCGACGTCGCAGAACCCCGCTCCGCCCGGCGCTCGACCCCTGGCGGTCGTCGCGCCCGGCGCTCCTCCGCGGTGGGTCTCGTGCTCTCCCTCGTCGCGCTCGCCGGCTGCGTCGGGGAGAGGGAGACGGATGCCGTGACCCCGGCCGCGCCGACGCCCTCCGCGCCGACCCTCGCGCCGAGCGCGAGTCCGGCCGCATCGACGCCCGGAGCCGTCTTCCCGGCCGGCGCGCCCGAGGTCGTGGCATCCGGGTTCACGACGCCATGGTCGGTGGCCTTCGTCGACGACACGGCGCTGGTGAGCCAGCGCGACACTGGCGAGATCCTCGAGATCGCGGGCGGGCAGACCCGTGTCGTGGGCGAGGTTCCCGATGTCGCCGCGCGCGGGGAGGGGGGACTGCTCGGCATCGCCTACGCCGACGATGCCGTCTTCGCCTACCTCACCACCGCCGACGGCAATCGCGTTCTGCGTTTCGCTCTCGAGGGGGAGCCCGGATCGTTCTCGCTCGGGTCGGCGCAGATCGTGATCGACGGCATCCCGTCCGCCGGCATCCACAACGGCGGGCGCATCGCCTTCGGGCCCGACGGCATGCTCTACGTGACGGCGGGGGATGCGGCCGACCCCGGCGCCGCGCAGAACCCCGAGTCGCTCGGAGGCAAGATCCTGCGCGTCACGCCCGACGGCGGGATCCCCGACGACAATCCGTTCCCCGGGTCGCCGGTGTGGAGCCTGGGCCACCGCAACCCGCAGGGCATCGGATGGGATGCCGACGGCACGATGTTCGCATCGGAGTTCGGGCAGGACACCTGGGACGAGCTGAACATCATCGAGCCGGGCGCCAACTACGGGTGGCCCGAGGTCGAGGGGATCGGCGGACGGGAGGGGTTCATCGACCCGGTTCAGCAGTGGGCGCCCGCGGACGCCAGTCCGAGCGGTCTCGCGGTGGTGGAGGGGTCGGTGATCATCGCGAATCTCCGTGGACAGCGGCTCCGGGTCGTCCCGACGGCCGATCCCGTCTCGGCGCGGGAGTACTTCGTGGGGGAGTTCGGGCGTCTGCGGGACGCCGTGCTCTCTCCCGACGGCGACCTGTGGTTCGTCACGAGCGACACCGACCGCGCCGGCGGCAGCGACGACGAGATCCTGCGCGTGCCGCTGGCGACAGGCTGA
- a CDS encoding DUF1206 domain-containing protein produces MTSASAAADKVQDSRPFEVAARVGYVVLGLLHLVIGLIAIGIATGGGGENADQSGALQQVRDTPFGPLLLWVIVVGLAALAVWQIAEAVVEHDGDAKKRWAHRAKFVGTAVAYIAIAATAFTLAVGGRSESAESSKTLTAQVLAMPGGVALLVIVGLGVAAIGVAFVIRGVTRAFKKHMSIPSGNRGRGIRTFGTVGYVAKGIAVGVAGILFVVAAFTHDPNTAGGIDSALRSLAGLPFGQVVLWLVGAGLVVYGVFCFARARYAQM; encoded by the coding sequence ATGACTTCCGCATCCGCTGCCGCCGACAAGGTCCAGGACTCCCGTCCGTTCGAAGTCGCCGCCCGTGTCGGCTATGTCGTGCTCGGGCTCCTGCACCTGGTGATCGGCCTGATCGCCATCGGCATCGCTACCGGCGGCGGGGGCGAGAACGCCGACCAGAGCGGTGCGCTCCAGCAGGTGCGGGACACGCCGTTCGGACCTCTGTTGTTGTGGGTGATCGTCGTGGGCCTGGCCGCTCTCGCGGTCTGGCAGATCGCCGAGGCTGTCGTCGAGCATGACGGGGATGCCAAGAAGCGGTGGGCGCACCGCGCCAAGTTCGTCGGCACCGCGGTGGCCTACATCGCCATCGCCGCGACGGCGTTCACACTCGCCGTGGGCGGAAGGTCGGAGTCGGCGGAGTCGTCCAAGACGCTGACCGCGCAGGTGCTCGCCATGCCGGGAGGCGTGGCCCTCCTCGTGATCGTGGGGCTGGGAGTCGCCGCGATCGGCGTCGCGTTCGTCATCCGCGGCGTCACGCGTGCCTTCAAGAAGCACATGTCGATCCCGAGCGGGAACCGGGGCCGCGGCATCCGCACCTTCGGCACCGTCGGCTACGTCGCCAAGGGCATCGCGGTCGGGGTGGCGGGCATCCTCTTCGTCGTGGCGGCGTTCACGCACGACCCGAACACCGCCGGCGGGATCGACTCGGCCCTGCGTTCGCTCGCCGGACTCCCGTTCGGCCAGGTCGTGCTGTGGCTGGTGGGCGCGGGTCTCGTCGTGTACGGCGTGTTCTGTTTCGCCCGCGCGCGCTACGCGCAGATGTGA
- a CDS encoding phosphatase PAP2 family protein — MDATTDDAAVLPDRPLADHRRPVALVAGVIATVLFVGLRFAVELSGSAPLPVDEWWDDAMSALAHPIGVLVAWVPAIVGGTIGMIVIGVATTIVFLLRRRPWDALNVGGAIALVVLIGAPLAAVIARARPTGSLAETMATSFPSGHTAVATTIVITLGLILRRRWVWAAGTVWVVLMMWSRTYLHAHWLSDVVAGFLEGVAVATLVWALIEVWRVRRAQRLSRSPE; from the coding sequence ATGGATGCCACCACCGACGACGCCGCCGTGCTCCCCGACCGCCCGCTGGCGGATCACCGCCGACCGGTCGCCCTCGTGGCCGGGGTGATCGCGACCGTGCTGTTCGTGGGCCTGCGTTTCGCCGTCGAGCTCAGTGGATCGGCGCCGCTCCCGGTCGACGAGTGGTGGGACGATGCGATGTCGGCACTCGCCCATCCGATCGGGGTCCTGGTCGCGTGGGTCCCCGCGATCGTGGGCGGCACCATCGGCATGATCGTCATCGGCGTCGCGACGACGATCGTCTTCCTCCTGCGGCGACGCCCGTGGGACGCGCTGAACGTCGGAGGAGCCATCGCGCTGGTGGTGCTCATCGGTGCGCCCCTGGCGGCGGTCATCGCGCGCGCCCGGCCGACCGGCTCCCTCGCCGAGACCATGGCGACCTCCTTCCCCTCCGGCCACACCGCCGTGGCGACCACCATCGTGATCACCCTCGGGCTGATCCTCCGCCGCCGGTGGGTCTGGGCGGCCGGGACGGTGTGGGTGGTGCTGATGATGTGGAGCCGCACCTACCTGCACGCCCACTGGTTGTCGGACGTCGTGGCCGGCTTCCTCGAGGGCGTGGCCGTCGCGACCCTTGTGTGGGCGCTGATCGAGGTGTGGCGCGTGCGCCGGGCGCAACGCCTTTCCCGGTCGCCCGAGTGA